The Pan troglodytes isolate AG18354 chromosome 7, NHGRI_mPanTro3-v2.0_pri, whole genome shotgun sequence genome has a window encoding:
- the ZNF16 gene encoding zinc finger protein 16 isoform X1: MPSLRTRREEAEMELSAPGPSPWTPAAQARVSDAPAVTHPGSAACGTPCCSDTELEAICPHYQQPDCDTRTEDKEFLHKEDIHEDLESQAEISENYAGDVFQVPKLGDLCDDVSERDWGVPEGRRLPQSLSQEGDFTPAAMGLLRGPLGEKDLDCNGFDSRFSLSPNLMACQEIPTEERPHPYDMGGQSFQHSVDLTGHEGVPTAESPLICNECGKTFRGNPDLIQRQIVHTGEASFMCDDCGKTFSQNSVLKNRHRSHMSEKAYQCSECGKAFRGHSDFSRHQSHHSSERPYTCTECGKAFSQNSSLKKHQKSHMSEKPYECNECGKAFRRSSNLIQHQRIHSGEKPYVCSECGKAFRRSSNLIKHHRTHTGEKPFECGECGKAFSQSAHLRKHQRVHTGEKPYECNDCGKPFSRVSNLIKHHRVHTGEKPYKCSDCGKAFSQSSSLIQHRRIHTGEKPHVCNVCGKAFSYSSVLRKHQIIHTGEKPYRCSVCGKAFSHSSALIQHQGVHTGDKPYACHECGKTFGRSSNLILHQRVHTGEKPYECTECGKTFSQSSTLIQHQRIHNGLKPHECNQCGKAFNRSSNLIHHQKVHTGEKPYTCVECGKGFSQSSHLIQHQIIHTGERPYKCSECGKAFSQRSVLIQHQRIHTGVKPYDCAACGKAFSQRSKLIKHQLIHTRE; the protein is encoded by the coding sequence ATTGTGACACCAGGACTGAAGACAAGGAGTTTCTTCACAAGGAAGACATTCATGAAGATTTGGAATCACAGGCAGAAATATCAGAAAACTATGCTGGTGATGTTTTCCAGGTACCCAAGCTTGGAGATCTGTGTGATGATGTATCAGAAAGAGACTGGGGAGTCCCCGAAGGCAGGAGGCTGCCACAGTCCCTCTCCCAGGAGGGGGACTTCACACCAGCTGCCATGGGGCTCCTTAGGGGCCCCTTAGGGGAGAAAGATCTGGACTGTAACGGTTTTGACAGTCGCTTCAGTCTGAGCCCAAACCTGATGGCATGTCAGGAAATCCCTACAGAAGAGAGGCCACATCCATATGACATGGGTGGCCAGAGTTTCCAGCACAGTGTGGACCTAACTGGTCATGAGGGGGTTCCCACAGCTGAAAGTCCACTCATATGTAATGAGTGTGGGAAAACCTTCCGAGGAAATCCTGACCTTATTCAGCGTCAAATAGTCCACACTGGGGAGGCTTCCTTTATGTGTGATGATTGTGGGAAAACCTTCAGCCAGAACTCAGTTCTTAAAAACCGTCATCGATCTCATATGAGTGAGAAAGCCTACCAGTGCAgcgaatgtgggaaagccttccgAGGGCACTCAGACTTTTCTAGGCATCAGAGTCACCACAGCAGTGAGAGGCCTTATACGTGTActgaatgtggaaaagccttcagCCAGAACTCGAGCCTTAAAAAGCACCAAAAGTCTCACATGAGTGAGAAGCCCTATGAATGCAATGAATGTGGGAAGGCTTTTAGGCGGAGCTCAAACCTCATCCAACATCAAAGGATCCATTCTGGGGAGAAACCGTATGTGTGCAGTGAGTGTGGGAAGGCCTTCAGGCGAAGCTCAAACCTCATCAAACACCACAGGACTCACACAGGAGAGAAGCCTTTTGAGTGTGGcgagtgtgggaaagccttcagccaGAGTGCACACCTGAGGAAGCACCAGAGGgtccacactggagagaagccttaTGAGTGTAATGATTGTGGCAAGCCCTTCAGTCGGGTCTCCAACCTCATTAAGCACCACAGggttcacactggagagaagccctatAAGTGCAGTGACTGTGGGAAGGCGTTTAGTCAGAGCTCCAGCCTTATTCAGCATCGGcgaattcacactggagaaaagccTCACGTGTGTAATGTATGTGGAAAAGCCTTTAGTTATAGCTCAGTGCTCCGAAAGCACCAGATCATCCACACGGGAGAGAAGCCGTACAGATGCAGTGTCTGTGGGAAGGCCTTCAGCCACAGCTCAGCCCTCATTCAGCACCAGGGCGTGCACACAGGCGACAAGCCCTACGCCTGCCACGAGTGTGGGAAGACCTTTGGTCGCAGCTCCAACCTCATCCTTCACCAGCGAgtccacactggagagaagccctatgAATGTACTGAATGTGGAAAAACCTTCAGCCAGAGCTCAACCCTCATTCAGCATCAGAGGATTCATAATGGGCTGAAGCCCCACGAATGTAACCAGTGCGGTAAAGCCTTCAACCGAAGCTCAAATCTCATTCACCACCAGAAAGTTCATACTGGGGAAAAACCCTACACCTGTGTTGAATGTGGTAAGGGCTTCAGCCAGAGCTCACACCTCATTCAGCATCAGATAATCCACACTGGCGAGCGCCCCTACAAATGCAGtgagtgtgggaaagccttcagtcaGCGTTCTGTCCTCATCCAGCACCAGAGGATTCACACTGGGGTGAAGCCCTACGACTGTGCTGcttgtgggaaagccttcagccaGCGATCAAAGTTGATCAAACACCAGTTGATTCACACCAGGGAATAG